From the genome of Ptychodera flava strain L36383 chromosome 20, AS_Pfla_20210202, whole genome shotgun sequence, one region includes:
- the LOC139120613 gene encoding F-box and leucine-rich repeat protein 13-like — translation MPRRKNTLSLKQICTNSITGNIDALCEDYVKNYFGKHNFLHIIGPFEELTSHQIKEIISVLVEKRSISKPHLHLLLHSRVESLDLSGCNRLINDEIIIIIATRCQRIKYLNVAQCNRVTQKAFQYLAHSLTQAVSLNFAATKCYGDALLTVIDKCTKLKELNLHGVSVEDDVIFHMCRKSQRGQGCCGLVWLDIFNTMVSGDAVIALINHMPNIRHINWINVFSVFEEGLEQEGIRKEGCDIGLAADTKCQLQSLIADSSFPKVTDKSVYLACIQCLAVSKFVLAGPSGFTYSGLQHVTLLENLQDFTVSGHHENVLFGEHIAPILSKVGQNLKILNLQDIDDIDLYAVGYLCQDLSKLTIDVRPIDDAHFKETSDFQEKLELQNNKPFSNLCQLVLYAKEEDITPHAMSFLLRHSLRLQTIDIIHIQSFSDSVLLDVFNSNRFLNLKKLYVYGCNKLSREPVYRLLHDQENVIEKITLLECREISRKDSDKIKRMIKRENFDTVFEWS, via the exons ATGCCCCGTCGAAAAAACACCTTGTCTCTGAAACAAATATGCACTAACAGTATAACAGGAAATATAGATGCCTTGTGTGAGGACTATGTCAAAAACTATTTTGGAAAGCACAACTTCCTGCACATTATAGGACCTTTTGAAGAACTCA CATCGCATCAGATCAAGGAGATTATCTCTGTATTGGTTGAGAAGCGTAGCATCAGCAAACCTCACCTTCATCTCTTGCTACATAGCAGAGTGGAATCTCTTGATCTCAGTGGATGCAACAGACTCATCAATGATGAAATTATAATTATCATAGCGACAAGATGCCAG AGAATCAAGTACCTAAATGTGGCCCAGTGCAATCGTGTGACACAAAAGGCATTTCAGTATCTGGCACACTCACTCACTCAAGCTGTGAGTTTGAACTTCGCTGCAACAAAGTGCTACGGAGATGCCCTTCTAACCGTTATAGACAAGTGTACAAAGTTGAAAGAGCTGAATCTTCATGGTGTTTCAGTGGAAGATGATGTCATATTCCACATGTGTCGGAAGTCACAGAGGGGACAGGGATGCTGTGGGTTGGTTTGGCTGGATATCTTCAATACAATGGTGTCAGGCGATGCAGTGATTGCTTTGATCAATCACATGCCAAACATCAGACACATCAATTGGATTAACGTCTTTTCCGTGTTTGAGGAAGGACTGGAACAGGAAGGAATACGCAAGGAGGGATGTGACATCGGGTTGGCAGCTGACACCAAGTGTCAGTTACAGTCATTGATTGCAGATAGTTCATTTCCAAAAGTGACCGATAAAAGTGTATATCTGGCATGTATTCAGTGCCTAGCAGTGTCAAAGTTTGTACTAGCAGGACCCAGTGGATTTACCTACAGTGGTTTACAACACGTCACATTGTTGGAAAATCTCCAAGATTTCACCGTGAGTGGCCACCATGAAAATGTTCTATTTGGAGAACACATCGCTCCCATACTTAGCAAAGTAGGCCAGAATCTGAAAATCTTGAATCTGCAAGATATTGATGATATCGATCTGTATGCAGTGGGTTATCTCTGTCAAGATTTATCCAAGCTGACTATCGATGTCAGACCGATAGATGATGCACATTTCAAGGAGACCTCTGATTTCCAAGAGAAGTTGGAGCTCCAGAACAACAAACCATTCAGTAATCTGTGTCAGTTAGTTTTGTACGCCAAGGAAGAAGACATCACACCACATGCAATGTCATTTCTGCTCAGACACAGCCTCAGATTGCAGACCATTGACATCATTCATATCCAGAGCTTCAGTGACTCTGTACTACTTGACGTCTTCAATTCAAACAGGTTTctgaatctgaaaaaattgtacGTCTATGGGTGCAATAAGCTTTCTCGTGAACCTGTGTATAGGTTACTCCATGACCAGGAAAATGTAATTGAGAAGATTACGTTGTTAGAATGCCGAGAAATCAGTCGAAAAGACAGTGATAAAATCAAGAGGATGATCAAAAGGGAAAATTTTGATACGGTTTTTGAATGGAGTTAG
- the LOC139120614 gene encoding retinol dehydrogenase 13-like — protein sequence MYLYLAILAVVVVFLLLKVHISRMKGVCRSEADLTGKTAVVTGATRGIGYEVALDLARRNARLIIACLNIDEGNRVMEAIQKLAGNKNIVLKQVDLASLSSVRKLAGEITEEESRVDILVNVAGVAGLPRRETEDKLEQTFAINFYGPFLLTNLLLDKLKKAAPSRIVNVTSIAHQWGAIDFDNLRGDKWFLMPRSYFDSKLAIILATREMGRQLKEAGVIVNCCHPGSVNTSFLDNMPFFVRMFTTPIGLLFWRTPREGAQTPIHLAVSEDVKDITGEYFSECKLDKPAKQALDDVVARKLVEASEKLVGLQ from the exons atgtatttgtatttaGCCATCCTTGCTGTGGTTGTGGTATTTCTCTTACTCAAAGTGCACATCTCTCGGATGAAGGGTGTGTGCAGAAGTGAAGCAGATTTGACTGGCAAAACCGCTGTTGTCACTGGAGCTACGCGAG GTATTGGATATGAAGTTGCCCTGGATCTAGCAAGACGGAATGCACGTCTTATTATTGCCTGTCTCAACATTGATGAAGGAAACCGGGTGATGGAGGCAATCCAGAAGCTCGCcggaaataaaaacattgtaCTTAAACAAGTTGATCTTGCTTCCCTGAGTTCAGTCAGAAAACTGGCCGGAGAGATCACAGAAGAGGAATCAAGGGTGGACATTCTTGTCAACGTTGCTGGAGTTGCAG GTTTGCCAAGGAGAGAAACTGAAGATAAACTGGAACAAACATTTGCCATTAATTTCTATGGGCCTTTCCTCCTGACCAATTTGTTGCTCG ATAAGCTGAAGAAGGCTGCACCAAGTCGCATTGTCAATGTAACGTCCATAGCTCACCAATGGGGTGCTATTGATTTTGATAATCTCCGAGGAGACAAGTGGTTCTTGATGCCAAGATCTTACTTTGACAGCAAGCTGGCCATCATCTTAGCAACCAGGGAGATGGGACGTCAACTTAAAGAAGCAG GTGTGATCGTTAACTGTTGCCATCCAGGCTCTGTCAACACTAGTTTCCTTGACAACATGCCATTCTTTGTACGCATGTTTACAACACCGATTGGTCTACTTTTCTGGAGG ACTCCAAGGGAAGGTGCACAGACTCCTATTCATTTAGCTGTCAGTGAAGATGTCAAGGACATCACCGGAGAGTATTTCTCTGAGTGTAAGCTAGATAAACCAGCCAAACAAGCCCTGGATGATGTTGTTGCTAGGAAACTTGTTGAAGCCTCAGAGAAGTTGGTAGGCTTGCAGTAG